AacacgattaccgtgtgtaatcgaaatatattggtaagaaACAGATAAAACTTGCGTTTTATTCATACATTTTCTGGACCTTAAGCCAGCTAAAACACTTAAATAAGTAAAAAGGTTGCACAAAACTTATAATAACAcaaagacggaaggcacgccaTATGCATCCAACAACCAAAATGGAATATGCAGAAATGAAAAAGAACTACTACAACACCAAGACACTCGTAAACAAATTTCAGGCTACATCTAAGAAGTTGGTAAAACAAAAATCTTAtattaagtttttattaaaatgcAGAAAATCTAATTTAATCCCTAATTTTATAATAAGATCCAGTAAATGTAAACAATTATTTGTATTTGATCATGTGACATACACAAAGATAAACAGAACTTTAGGCAGATACACACATTACTTTCACACAAAAATATTAAGCCTCCTTATTAAACAAAAAGACAACATattaaaaagacaacaacaacaggtagAACAGACGACAACGAAGCTCAAGAAGCATCTCACACctcgaaaaatttattaaaaacgatAAAAATGTCGTAGACAAACTCACAACAACACTAAAAAATCGACAACGAATAAAGCACGATAATCTAAGAAGTAAGAGAAACCGCGTCCTAATCGAAAACAACAAACAAGACGGGTCGTTTGTAAACAAAACAGAAGTCGAGCTAAAGCTAAAATTATAATATAGCTAAAAAGCCATAGCAGCAAGGGCCTTAGGCTATGATTCCCCACGAGATAAAAAACGCTATTGGCGAAGGTCCAAAGTTCGCGATACCAAtcgaaagcaaaaaattttcACTATTCAGGTATATAGCATATGGAGAGGATCTAGTGCATACACTAAAAACGAAAGAGCAGCAAGAAGATGCGCGAAATAATTTTCAATGCTCATTAGAGATCACACAACAAAAAAAGGCAAAGTGCAATAGACCGTGCAATAGCAGACAGAGTGGAACAGACGCGTAAATTTCTGAGCAAAAATGACAAAATATGTTAACTTCTGACAAGGGCAATAAAACTATAGCTATGAATAATAATGACCATATTAATAAAATGGAAAATATATTAAGTGACTTGACATAGTATAGAATACAGAGACAATATCCAACATCGAGATTACAGAGTAAAAACAACGGCCTAGTCGATCAGTTGCTCAAATTAGATATAATAACAAAGACCGAGAGAAATAAGCTAACTACAACAATGGCACAATCCCCGAGGATTTATGGGCTCCCAAAATTGCACAAGGAAGGAATACCACTTAGGCCTATATGCTCGTCCACTGGATCACCGGCACACAGTCTATGCAAGTATGTTGCAGATATTTTGAAGAACATTACGGCAAATTcagaatataatattaaaaatagagcagaggcagaaaggcgtgagtgcgaggagcttgagctgctagccaccaggaataacgcccgaaaattttaccaaaaaattcggcgacagacggaaggttttaagactgaggaaaactcctgtaagaacgaaaacggcgaccttgtaactgatgtccggAAAGTACTTAGCTTATGGAGGGAAGACTTCTCTGCTCTGCTAAATGGAGAGAACGATTTACCgtacagagatgacgaacccgatgccgcaatcgatgatgatggaataaatgtcccgccttctgattatgacgaagtcagaatagcaataaccaggttgataaacaacaaggccgcgggcgctggtggattgcctgcggagctattcaaatacggcggcgaggagttggtaaggcgcatgcctcagcttcttcgcaaaatatgggcggacgagtgcatgcccgacgattggaatctatgtattccttgcccagtccacaagaagggggatactgcaaactgcaccaactatcgcggaatcagccttcttaagatcgcatataaggtcctgtcaagtgtattgtgcgaaagattgaagcccaccgtgaatcaactgattggaccttatcagtgcggcttcagacctggtaaatctaccatcgaccagattttcacaatacgccaaatcttggaaaaaaccgtgaaaaaagaatcgacacacatcacctcttggtcgattttaaagccgccttcgacgacacgaaaaggagctgcctatatgccgctatgtctgaatttggtttccccgcaaaacttatacggctgtgcaaaatgacattgagcaacaccatcagctcagttttATGTTTTTATAGTTACCCTGAAGAAGATTACGTGTGTaattgaaatatattggtaagAAACAGATAAAACTTGCGATTTATTCATACATTTTctggacctcaagccagctaaaaacacttaaaaagGTTTCTCATAACTTTCGATTTTAGTCATGTGTCCCAAGTTTGCGTATTCTAGCATAAAGATGCTatacttacatatttttatactcaaggGAACGTCTTAGTCTGCGCTCTAACGATAGAAATCTAGATTTTGCAATTTCAAAGCTGTCACCTAGCGCGTGAGTTATTCTTTAAATGGAATGCGAACCGAAAAGTTTCATAGTTTCTTCAAGCAGTTTTTCACAAGCGGAATTTTCAGGAGTCCCTGCGTTGATGGGTTAGCAACTTCCTcaatttttcaaaaccttctcaaTTGATCGCTAAGCTCCATGGTTTGTACGAGATTGCACTGAACCTTATTCTTATGCACATTATTGTCGCGCATGACACCTGAAATAATCCATCCTAGGGTTGTATTCTGTAGATATGGTCCCTTTCTTAAGCGGATTCGACCCTCCAGCAATAAATCTAAGAATATATCTGCACCTAAGAGGATATAGATTTCTGACGGCGAATAAAATGACGGATCTTCTAAAGGAACGTTTTGCGGAATGTTTAAAAGTTTATAATTTATGCTGATTGAGGGCAATGAACTAAACACTTTACGACTGTGTTGTAATTTTCGGTACAAGACCTTCATTTGATTTCACAAGACTCTGTTGTATGGGTGACTGAATGCCCTGCAATGCGAAAAGTGGACTGTATCGATTTGGCGTTTATTCTACGACTTAATGCGTTTGTTACGATGCAGTGTTGACTACCACTGTCTAACAAAGCGCGAGCTGTTAAGTAGACATTATCGATGCCGGCTACTTCGACTAGCGCTGTAGCTAGAATAATAGTATTCGATGTATCCTGCCTATGTTCAATATCTTCAATTCATCGGAGGTGTTTAATGCCGTTGACGTATTATTGTCGGGCGTAAATGTAAATTCAGGTGCCCATACAGATAAAACGGAATTTTCGCCACTGAAATACCCGTGGAGCAGGCTGTTATGCTTTTTGTTGCATTGCTTGCAGGAACCGAAATGATATTCGGATATATAGTGCTTTGCACGCAAACAATTTGTACACAAGCTTTTATTACATTGGAATTTATGCCTGTCTCCTACGCATAAAGGGCAAACACGCAATCCACCTTGCTTCGAACTCTTCTTACTTTCAGTCGATACGAAGCTATGCAGCTTTG
The Eurosta solidaginis isolate ZX-2024a chromosome 5, ASM4086904v1, whole genome shotgun sequence DNA segment above includes these coding regions:
- the LOC137254267 gene encoding uncharacterized protein yields the protein MAQSPRIYGLPKLHKEGIPLRPICSSTGSPAHSLCKYVADILKNITANSEYNIKNRAEAERRECEELELLATRNNARKFYQKIRRQTEGFKTEENSCKNENGDLVTDVRKVLSLWREDFSALLNGENDLPYRDDEPDAAIDDDGINVPPSDYDEVRIAITRLINNKAAGAGGLPAELFKYGGEELVRRMPQLLRKIWADECMPDDWNLCIPCPVHKKGDTANC